ATCGTGCAACTACCGTCCGGCGAAGTCGCCTTCTACGTCGCCTCCAACGCCGACTGGATCGGCGCCCTGAACGGGCTGATCAGACAGCCGGGCTGACGGGTTCCGAACTCAGCGCCTCGGGCTCGTCGGCGTGCACACTGCGGCTGCTGATCAGTAGACCGATCAGTGCGCCGACGATGCAGATGACCACGGTCGCACCGAAGATTTCGCCGTACATTCCGGCGAACGCCTGTCGGTACAGGTCGCCCATTGCCGCCGCGCGTTCGAAGGGACTCGCGTCCTTTCCGAGCCGGGGTGTCTTGGCGGCTAGCTCGGCCGTGATTTGCGGGAGCCGGTAGAAGCCCCAAGCACTCAGCGACGCGACCCCGATGAGCATTCCCGTCATGCGCGCGACCACGACCGCGGCCGACGCGATGCCGTGCTGCGCTGACGGCACGACCCGCAGGCTCGCGGACGTCAGCGGGCCGATCACCAGGCCCAAGCCGAGGCCCGCAACCACCAACTCCGGCAGCACGATGAGACCGTGGAACACCGCCCGGTGGTCGGCCAGATGGATGTCCCACTGCCGAACCACGACGTAGCCGGCGGCGGCAATGAGCAGACCGATGAACGTCACCGCACGATCGCCGATCTTGGTGGCGATCAACCCACCCACGACGGCGCCGACAGGCAGTGCGGCAAGGAACCACAGCAGAACCATTGCCGCGTAGTTCTGGTCTCTCGACAACACGCCTTGAACGAAGAGCTCGACGTCCACCAGCGTCACCATCAGGGCGGCGCCGGCGCACAAGGAGGCGCCCAGCGCGGACAGGAACGTCCGGAAATGCACCCCGGTCGGGTCGATCAGCTTGGTGCGTGAAAACCGTTCCCAGACAACGAAAATGACTGCGGCTACGACAGCCCCGATGATCAGCGGCGGACCGTTTTCGGGCAGCGCGTGCTTACCGTCGGGGCTGGGGTTGTACAGACCGATGACCGCCAGTCCGAGCGTGAGCGCCAGAAGTACACCGCCGACGATGTCAATCTTCTCCGGATCGGCGCTGCGGTCGCGGCCCGGCAGGCTGAACTGGATCATCGCCATCGACGCGAGCGCCAGTGGGATGTTGATCCAGAACACGTCCTGCCAGCGACTGGTCAGCCAGACGACGAAAATGCCGTACAGCGGACCGAGCACGCTGCCGAGTTCCTGCGCGGCACCGATGCCGCCGAGGATGCCGGCCCGGTTGCGTTGCGCCCACAGGTCTGCGCCCAGCGCGAGTGTGACCGGGAGCAGGGCGCCGCTGGCGATGCCTTGGACGACACGTCCCAG
The sequence above is a segment of the Candidatus Mycobacterium wuenschmannii genome. Coding sequences within it:
- a CDS encoding MFS transporter, coding for MERPGSGHQAPRRAVTAPQRAGRGVAISAGSLAVLLGALDTYVVVTIMRDIIGTIGVPINQLQRITPIITYYLLGYIAAMPLLGRASDRFGRKLLLQVSLAAFAIGSVITARATNLDALELGRVVQGIASGALLPVTLALGADLWAQRNRAGILGGIGAAQELGSVLGPLYGIFVVWLTSRWQDVFWINIPLALASMAMIQFSLPGRDRSADPEKIDIVGGVLLALTLGLAVIGLYNPSPDGKHALPENGPPLIIGAVVAAVIFVVWERFSRTKLIDPTGVHFRTFLSALGASLCAGAALMVTLVDVELFVQGVLSRDQNYAAMVLLWFLAALPVGAVVGGLIATKIGDRAVTFIGLLIAAAGYVVVRQWDIHLADHRAVFHGLIVLPELVVAGLGLGLVIGPLTSASLRVVPSAQHGIASAAVVVARMTGMLIGVASLSAWGFYRLPQITAELAAKTPRLGKDASPFERAAAMGDLYRQAFAGMYGEIFGATVVICIVGALIGLLISSRSVHADEPEALSSEPVSPAV